In a single window of the Pseudomonas sp. B21-015 genome:
- a CDS encoding TerB N-terminal domain-containing protein has translation MARKKAKNSTGTGILIIFALAFGAFASIPKNAWIAIGIVACIVAIMWLLATRTKRQLEQIQRSASATTHLREPRSKDVTFSMHEVSSSNMSEEPSEFYTVQLGAPPSASFKIPDASKQKSDTRWVPAGESVTVSGFSLPSGMLYVGSALGRYDAQEPSLINPKLRIAKSYVDIEERLMPYWPSFHSISPEARRGYLQWLEGGRRDPLADTGYVFLFFYGLERRALVDAVSDPQVKAEIPLITKEVQRLLNIYGENRSFRGYAEGFLDYLSNHTVNPSQYLGPPPDVVAYGYEMPLPLRIGLGQHASNKRPLDADWALAWALADPNISKRTPVTRCKDVFAALFKLKYASTYPTGLILAQNKTKLKASYRPASAVLMAPAVNLGDLPDVMATSGTRKSLQLIVELCTSELEPYSRYLGRNPESAEALEGLLQLPVALWPAPARAELDDLQHRIGDDLIAMSFGELAGRFKSAGALSRDKVLALARALESLHIGMEPDVLAGSKTPKAEDQIALFVTQPEDGSLRASAAYNAASVTLDLASAVASADGDTSNEEVTMLGQHIDSWSHLSVAHRKRLKAHLRIQIQQPPTLASLKKKLDPLTVEAKRAIASFLAHLAQADGTVSTSEVKLLERVYKALQLDSQLLYSDLHGAASGARIASVIPPANTTQSEPGVPLPVNATQGFVLDHERIAELQRETAEVSALLAQVFTDDQVEESEQLVEDVESTSVSSADVAGLDLEHSAFLRLLVSRPEWSRSELESAASDMELMLDGALEQINDMAFDRFDMPITEGDDPIEINKDILEELAL, from the coding sequence ATGGCAAGGAAGAAGGCAAAAAACTCTACCGGCACCGGCATCCTGATCATTTTTGCACTGGCTTTTGGTGCATTCGCTTCGATCCCGAAGAATGCATGGATCGCTATTGGCATCGTCGCTTGCATCGTCGCCATTATGTGGTTGTTAGCCACTCGCACTAAACGACAGCTTGAACAGATTCAAAGGTCTGCTTCAGCGACAACGCACCTGCGGGAGCCGCGAAGTAAAGACGTGACCTTCTCCATGCATGAGGTTTCGTCGAGCAATATGTCTGAAGAACCCTCCGAATTTTATACCGTCCAACTCGGCGCCCCCCCTTCCGCCTCCTTTAAAATTCCAGACGCAAGCAAGCAGAAATCCGATACCCGCTGGGTTCCGGCGGGCGAATCGGTCACTGTGTCTGGTTTTTCACTTCCCAGTGGAATGCTCTATGTAGGAAGCGCACTGGGTCGATACGATGCGCAAGAACCATCACTGATCAATCCCAAACTGCGGATAGCCAAATCGTACGTTGATATCGAAGAACGGCTGATGCCCTACTGGCCGAGCTTTCATTCCATTTCGCCAGAGGCTCGGCGCGGATACCTGCAGTGGCTAGAAGGCGGACGTCGTGATCCGCTGGCAGACACCGGCTATGTCTTTTTATTTTTTTATGGCCTTGAGCGCCGTGCACTCGTTGATGCAGTAAGCGATCCGCAGGTGAAGGCGGAGATTCCTCTGATCACCAAAGAAGTCCAGCGACTTCTGAATATCTATGGAGAGAATCGGTCATTCAGGGGGTACGCGGAGGGTTTCTTGGATTACCTGAGCAACCACACGGTTAATCCTAGTCAGTACCTTGGCCCACCTCCGGATGTAGTTGCTTACGGCTACGAAATGCCGCTTCCACTGCGCATAGGGTTAGGGCAACACGCCTCCAACAAACGACCACTTGATGCCGACTGGGCATTGGCATGGGCACTAGCCGACCCCAACATCAGCAAGCGCACCCCGGTAACTCGGTGTAAGGATGTCTTCGCTGCATTGTTCAAACTCAAGTACGCGAGTACCTACCCTACCGGGCTAATCCTCGCGCAAAACAAGACCAAGCTTAAAGCAAGCTATCGACCGGCTTCCGCAGTGTTAATGGCACCCGCAGTTAACCTGGGGGATCTTCCTGATGTCATGGCTACTTCAGGAACGCGTAAAAGCCTGCAATTGATTGTTGAGCTTTGCACCAGCGAGTTGGAGCCCTATAGCCGCTATCTGGGCCGAAACCCTGAAAGCGCAGAAGCGCTGGAGGGCCTTTTGCAGCTTCCTGTCGCGCTATGGCCGGCGCCGGCCCGTGCAGAATTGGACGATCTTCAACACAGGATCGGTGATGACCTGATCGCCATGAGTTTTGGCGAACTCGCTGGACGGTTCAAGAGCGCAGGGGCTTTGTCTCGCGACAAAGTACTGGCACTTGCCCGCGCGCTGGAGTCACTCCATATCGGTATGGAACCTGACGTTCTGGCAGGCAGTAAAACACCGAAAGCCGAAGACCAAATTGCATTGTTCGTGACCCAACCAGAAGACGGATCACTGCGAGCTTCGGCGGCCTATAACGCGGCCTCGGTCACTCTTGACCTAGCCAGTGCAGTGGCATCTGCCGACGGGGATACTTCAAATGAAGAAGTCACAATGCTGGGTCAGCACATTGACTCATGGAGTCACCTGAGTGTTGCCCATCGCAAACGTCTCAAGGCGCACTTACGTATCCAAATTCAGCAACCTCCAACACTCGCAAGTTTGAAGAAAAAGCTCGACCCATTGACCGTCGAAGCAAAGCGCGCGATTGCCAGCTTCCTGGCCCACCTCGCACAAGCCGATGGCACCGTCAGCACATCTGAGGTGAAGCTTCTGGAGCGAGTGTATAAAGCGTTGCAACTGGACAGTCAGCTGCTCTACAGCGATCTTCACGGTGCTGCATCCGGAGCAAGGATTGCATCCGTCATACCACCCGCCAACACCACTCAGTCCGAGCCTGGGGTGCCCCTCCCAGTTAACGCCACGCAAGGGTTCGTGCTCGATCACGAGCGAATTGCTGAATTGCAACGAGAAACAGCTGAGGTATCCGCCCTACTTGCTCAGGTGTTCACTGATGACCAGGTTGAGGAATCTGAGCAGCTTGTTGAGGATGTCGAATCGACTTCAGTGTCGAGTGCCGACGTTGCGGGTCTCGACTTAGAACATTCGGCGTTCCTACGCCTATTGGTCTCACGTCCAGAGTGGAGTCGATCTGAACTTGAGTCCGCTGCGAGCGACATGGAGCTAATGCTCGATGGTGCTTTGGAGCAAATCAACGACATGGCCTTTGACCGCTTCGATATGCCCATCACCGAAGGTGATGATCCCATCGAGATCAATAAAGACATTCTGGAAGAGCTAGCCTTATGA
- a CDS encoding ATP-binding protein has product MTTIRAKDRDAVIQSLRAGVVPRVGQHLIQVGRVGELDALITDVNRLVESGSAFRVVIGEYGAGKTFFLNLVRAIAMERKLVTMHADLNPDRRLHATGGQARSLYSELAKNMSTRTKPDGGAMQGIVEKFISQAKTEAKAAGTDSESVIRTHLAELTEMVNGYDFAEVIAAYCRGFEDGNEQLKADAIRWLRGEFTTKTDARAALGVRTIIDDASVYDQLKLLSRFVRLAGFGGLMICLDELVNLYKLANTQARNANYEQILRILNDSLQGSSEGLGFVLGGTPEFLMDTRRGLFSYPALQSRLAENSFAKTGLVDLSGPVIRLTSLTPEDFYVLLQKLRHVYAGGDAEKYLLPDEALPLFMAHCNQRLGEAYFRTPRTTITAFINLLAILEQNPGANWRTLLGGVEIAKDLGGEEDTKVDADDELATFSL; this is encoded by the coding sequence ATGACCACTATCAGAGCCAAGGATCGCGACGCGGTCATCCAATCGCTACGCGCCGGCGTCGTTCCTCGTGTCGGCCAACATTTGATTCAGGTCGGCCGGGTGGGCGAACTCGATGCGCTGATCACCGACGTTAACCGCCTAGTTGAAAGCGGTTCGGCATTTCGCGTCGTGATTGGTGAGTACGGCGCCGGCAAGACGTTTTTTCTCAACCTGGTACGAGCCATTGCGATGGAGCGCAAACTCGTAACCATGCACGCTGACTTAAACCCCGATCGCAGGCTGCATGCCACTGGGGGACAGGCACGCTCACTCTATTCCGAGCTGGCCAAGAACATGTCGACACGCACAAAGCCTGACGGTGGGGCTATGCAAGGCATCGTCGAGAAATTCATCTCCCAAGCCAAAACAGAAGCCAAGGCAGCGGGTACTGACAGTGAGAGTGTCATCCGTACACACCTTGCTGAATTGACCGAGATGGTCAACGGCTACGATTTCGCTGAAGTGATCGCTGCGTATTGCCGAGGTTTCGAGGACGGCAATGAGCAACTCAAGGCTGACGCCATCCGCTGGCTGCGTGGTGAGTTCACCACCAAGACCGATGCGCGTGCAGCTCTGGGGGTGCGAACGATCATTGATGACGCCTCCGTCTACGATCAGCTCAAGCTGCTGTCGAGATTCGTAAGACTTGCGGGCTTCGGCGGTCTGATGATCTGCCTTGACGAGTTGGTAAACCTTTACAAGCTGGCAAACACACAAGCTCGAAATGCTAACTATGAGCAGATCCTGCGTATCCTCAATGATTCGTTGCAAGGATCGTCTGAGGGGCTTGGCTTCGTATTGGGCGGTACTCCCGAGTTCTTGATGGACACTCGCCGAGGCCTCTTCAGCTACCCTGCCCTGCAATCGCGACTAGCCGAAAACTCGTTTGCAAAAACAGGGCTGGTGGATCTTTCGGGCCCTGTTATTCGCCTAACCAGCCTCACCCCTGAAGACTTCTATGTATTGCTTCAGAAGCTTCGTCATGTCTACGCAGGCGGCGATGCTGAAAAATATCTACTGCCTGACGAAGCACTCCCACTGTTTATGGCGCATTGTAACCAGCGCTTGGGTGAAGCCTACTTCCGTACGCCGCGCACCACTATCACTGCGTTCATCAATCTGCTGGCCATCCTGGAGCAAAACCCGGGAGCTAACTGGCGGACGCTGCTGGGAGGTGTCGAGATAGCCAAAGACCTCGGCGGAGAAGAGGACACGAAAGTCGACGCGGACGATGAACTTGCCACCTTCTCACTCTGA